In Macadamia integrifolia cultivar HAES 741 chromosome 5, SCU_Mint_v3, whole genome shotgun sequence, a single window of DNA contains:
- the LOC122078022 gene encoding protein FAR1-RELATED SEQUENCE 5-like, translating to MKNVEFGGDVDSKPRLGMVFNTEKEAYDFYNSYGGTTGFSIRRDFAHKSRKDKTTLTCWRFVCNKAGIRCKDKRDIYTSKPRAETRSECPALMSIYVMENGKYEYRDFVEEHNHILHTPETTYFMRSQRQIQDIHAHEIDLADDLGMKEKTIFKTWVKQAGGKENLGYTRVDRWNYLRTRRQCSLSYGEVGSLLKYFENQSRINPSFTYSMQLVSDEQITNIFWVDPKMLIDYAQFGDFSFGTTFCTNKEFRPLGIFSGFNHHRGTIIFGAALLYDETVESFMWLFETFAEAYGQKKPITIFMDQDIAMAKALHELFLPTEKGFANILIGVTSSTTLGITTVTPKRFPPACPCARILAGI from the exons ATGAAGAATGTTGAGTttggtggagatgttgatagtaaaccTCGGTTAGGGATGGTATTTAATACAGAGAAGGAAGCCTATGATTTCTACAACAGTTATGGAGGAACAACGGGTTTTAGTATTAGGAGAGATTTTGCGCATAAAAGCCGCAAAGATAAGACAACTTTAACTTGCTGGAGATTTGTATGTAATAAAGCTGGTATTCGATGTAAGGATAAACGAGATATTTATACAAGTAAACCACGAGCTGAGACAAGATCAGAATGTCCGGCCCTGATGTCCATTTATGtgatggaaaatggaaaatatgagTATCGGGACTTTGTTGAAGAACATAATCACATTCTTCATACTCCAGAGACTACTTATTTCATGCGGTCACAAAGGCAAATTCAAGACATACATGCACATGAAATAGATTTGGCTGATGATTTGGGGATGAAAGAGAAGACCATTTTCAAGACATGGGTTAAGCAGGCAGGCGGCAAAGAGAATCTTGGATACACACGTGTAGATCGATGGAATTATCTTCGAACTAGAAGACAATGTTCCCTATCTTATGGTGAAGTAGGAAGTTTGTTGAAGTATTTTGAAAACCAGAGTAGGATCAATCCTTCATTTACATACTCAATGCAGTTGGTTAGTGATGAACAAATTACTAATATTTTTTGGGTCGATCCGAAAATGTTAATTGATTATGCACAATTCGGTGATTTTAGTTTTGGCACTACATTTTGCACTAACAAAGAGTTTCGACCATTGGGAATATTTAGTGGTTTTAATCATCATAGAGGGACCATTATTTTTGGGGCTGCGCTTTTATATGATGAGACTGTTGAATCTTTCATGTGGTTATTTGAGACATTTGCAGAAGCATATGGGCAAAAGAAGCCTATCACAATCTTTATGGATCAAGATATTGCGATGGCAAAGGCATTACATGAG CTGTTCCTTCCTACAGAAAAGGGTTTTGCAAATATTCTGATTGGAGTTACAAGTAGCACAACTTTGGGAATAACTACCGTTACTCCTAAACGGTTCCCCCCTGCATGTCCCTGCGCTCGAATCCTTGCAGGAATATGA